In a genomic window of Longimicrobiales bacterium:
- a CDS encoding VOC family protein gives MKPRITVITLGVDDLDRALTFYRDGLGFPTEGVVGREFEHGAAVFFDLEGGLMLALWPRRDLAHDTGLVQGPHSSTEFSLGHNVNSRSDVDALMDNARRAGAGIVKEAEETFWGGYAGYFTDPDGHLWEIVWNPDLHVDE, from the coding sequence GTGAAACCACGGATCACGGTCATCACCCTCGGGGTGGACGATCTCGATCGAGCGCTGACGTTCTACCGGGATGGTCTGGGATTCCCGACGGAGGGAGTCGTCGGTCGGGAATTCGAGCACGGCGCTGCAGTCTTCTTCGATCTGGAGGGCGGTCTGATGCTGGCTCTCTGGCCGCGCCGGGATCTCGCCCACGATACGGGCCTCGTGCAGGGCCCACATTCGTCCACGGAGTTCAGCCTCGGGCACAACGTGAATTCGCGGTCGGATGTCGACGCCCTGATGGACAACGCGCGGCGAGCCGGGGCCGGCATTGTGAAAGAGGCGGAGGAAACGTTCTGGGGCGGCTATGCAGGATACTTCACGGACCCGGACGGGCACCTGTGGGAAATCGTCTGGAACCCGGACCTGCACGTGGACGAGTAG
- a CDS encoding metallophosphoesterase, translating to MLLVAVALGGCAPARSTQADPPVLRAVVISDLNASYGSTHYPDEVSLAVKYITGTWNPDLVLVAGDMVAGQSTQLTDSTVRAMWEAFDSVVAAPLRAARIPLVVTMGNHDASAYPAHARDRRIAAEYWRGSPSAYRLAFTDSQYYPLRYAVRYGDVFVVAWDATNQESAADDELLDWLRQSLSSAEAVAARHRVVLGHLPLYAVAQGRDRAGEVLKRGDLLRERLEEWGATLFVSGHHHAYYPARRGGLDLLHAGAVGDGPRQLLGSREPGRKTVSVLDFLSDSVAITTYVIDATAAAPTLLPIEFLPPLICSASGWVARRDLPPGDTVCNASSGSGWAWR from the coding sequence TTGTTGCTCGTCGCAGTCGCGCTGGGCGGCTGCGCACCGGCACGATCGACGCAGGCCGATCCGCCAGTCCTGCGCGCGGTGGTGATCAGCGACCTCAATGCATCATACGGCTCCACTCACTATCCCGATGAAGTGAGCCTCGCCGTGAAATACATTACCGGCACGTGGAATCCGGATCTCGTTCTGGTCGCGGGTGACATGGTGGCCGGCCAATCGACCCAGCTCACCGACTCGACCGTGCGGGCGATGTGGGAGGCGTTCGACTCCGTCGTTGCGGCGCCGCTCCGCGCAGCGCGCATCCCGCTCGTCGTCACCATGGGCAACCACGACGCGTCCGCGTACCCCGCCCATGCGCGGGACCGGCGGATCGCTGCGGAGTACTGGCGCGGATCCCCCAGCGCGTACCGGCTGGCGTTCACCGATAGCCAGTATTATCCGCTGCGATACGCGGTCCGGTACGGCGATGTATTCGTGGTCGCGTGGGACGCGACCAACCAGGAGAGTGCTGCCGATGACGAGCTTCTGGACTGGCTGCGGCAGTCGCTGAGCAGTGCGGAAGCGGTGGCGGCACGCCATCGTGTTGTGCTCGGTCATCTCCCGCTGTACGCCGTTGCGCAGGGACGTGATCGCGCCGGCGAGGTCCTGAAGCGCGGCGACCTCCTGCGCGAGCGTCTCGAGGAATGGGGCGCAACGCTGTTTGTGAGCGGGCATCACCACGCGTATTACCCGGCGCGGCGCGGCGGTCTCGACCTCCTGCATGCAGGTGCAGTGGGCGATGGTCCGCGCCAGCTGCTGGGGAGCCGCGAACCCGGGCGCAAGACGGTGAGCGTGCTCGACTTCCTGTCCGATTCGGTTGCGATCACGACGTATGTGATCGATGCGACTGCTGCTGCACCGACGCTGCTGCCGATCGAGTTCCTTCCGCCGCTCATCTGCAGCGCCAGCGGCTGGGTAGCGCGGCGAGACCTGCCGCCCGGTGACACCGTATGCAATGCCTCGTCCGGAAGCGGCTGGGCATGGAGATGA